Within Oncorhynchus keta strain PuntledgeMale-10-30-2019 chromosome 30, Oket_V2, whole genome shotgun sequence, the genomic segment TGTACATACACATTTTGCAGTCATGATCCTGTACCAAAACACTAAGTATTTTTCATATCCAATTCAAATAAAGATGTCGGCTATTCCTCAAATAATTTGGTGAAATTGAAACAGAAGACTTTACAGTCCTATTAATAAATTAaaatggagaagaggagaaagtaAACTTTCCTTTTTTTAGTTTCACTTCTCCCGCCGTCAATATCCGTGCAAAAGTTAAAAATGCCCTTTCTTAAAACATGGGCCTACTGTCAATCGTCCACCTCAATCTCTTCGTCCTCCTCTGAGAATTCGTCCGTGGTTTGATCTCTGGATGAAGAGGGGGACTGTGGAAATGCTCGGTGTCCTTGTGACGAAGGGGAGATGCTTCCTTGCTGGTCGTCAATGTCTTCTTCCATGGTGACTAGCTTTTGCAGGGTTTGTGGTGGTATTTTCTTGAGCGACTCCACGTCCGCTTTCATCTCTTCCAAGTCTCTCTTGAGCTTGGCCCGTCTGTTCTGAAACCAGGTGATGACCTGAGCGTTGGTTAGCCCCAGTTGCTGAGCTATCTGGTCTCGGTCGGCCGGGGACAGGTATTTCTGGTACAAAAAGCGCTTCTCGAGTTCATATATCTGATGGTTGGTGAAAGCTGTCCGGGACTTTCTCCTCTTTTTTGAGGTCTGCCTCTGTCCAAAGGCGTTCACATGCTCACGACCTTTAGGGAACCAAAATACAGTCACTCTCCAAAACAATATCAGAACAACATGTCTACAAACGTCCTCAAGTGTGCCATGATTAGCAGCTTTGTTATTGAGGCTTTTTTAAAGGGTTACAGATGCAAACTATTTTTGTGAATGGCCAATTGTGTTGATGGGTATGGTTTGGTAATAACTTGTGGGCAGCATTCCATAGAGCCATATTAAATTAATGACATTATGTTTTACATTGCCCATGCGTCATTAGGATTAACATGGCTGTCAATATCAGGatctaaataaaaaataattatacTAAATCATACAGCCTATAAAATGTTGCAACTTAATTTAATGATACAACAGGAAGCACAATAGCAAATGTCGGTTTAGAGGCCTGCTTTGCCACCCAAATAAATCGCAGGTTTCCTTATACTGGTGTTTAGTATCTAACAAATAAACTCAAATGGTGAAATAATAGAGGATAGATTACAGGCACAGGCATGATTGTTTGGGGAATTTAGGCTTAGCAATGGCTTGAGACAGCCTATTGCAATGCCTTTAAAAAACAAGTTTGACAACAGTTCACACAACCAATAGCCTATCAACAATAGCTATTGGAGATTATGCATATTTGGTTAATAAAATCACTAACTTAATCTGTACATGTAAGTATTAAAACGTCATGTCTATTGAAATCCTTACCCTCGGCTGCTTGTATAACGCTGACTTCCAGACCTTTAAATGTTTTGCTGGCTAGTTCCTCCAGAGCGCATAACGGCGAAGAAGGAGTGGTAATACCGTTCCTTGCTGCGTTTGAGCCGGACACTTTTTCAATAACTCTCGGTGGACAGAGATTAGCAACTGATTTCTTCACCGAGGGTTTGTTTAGAATATCCTCGATACTGAACGGCGTCAGTGGCTTGTTGGAGTTGGCCGGGGGTGGAAGCTGGTCCAAAGgaccccgtctcctctcctcgccGCTGGACTGCAACACGGAGCCTGCCTTCATGTCTTTACTGGAGGTCATCGGCAGTCCAATGGAATTACTGCTGACAAAGGCTGGTTATTTCATTCAAATGCTAGTTTAAACGTCCACGAGTGTTTCCTTCGATTCGCGTCTACTTCACAACCCACTTTTTTTTATCACTTTCAGTCGAATCTTGCAACTTCACTTGTCTGAAATGTTTTCTCCAAAATAACCAT encodes:
- the LOC118363566 gene encoding transcription factor LBX2-like, producing the protein MTSSKDMKAGSVLQSSGEERRRGPLDQLPPPANSNKPLTPFSIEDILNKPSVKKSVANLCPPRVIEKVSGSNAARNGITTPSSPLCALEELASKTFKGLEVSVIQAAEGREHVNAFGQRQTSKKRRKSRTAFTNHQIYELEKRFLYQKYLSPADRDQIAQQLGLTNAQVITWFQNRRAKLKRDLEEMKADVESLKKIPPQTLQKLVTMEEDIDDQQGSISPSSQGHRAFPQSPSSSRDQTTDEFSEEDEEIEVDD